In one Candidatus Glassbacteria bacterium genomic region, the following are encoded:
- a CDS encoding amidohydrolase, with translation MFTSLAGMSRVFSRRRLGREPSPPAWQPGIRPVKRAAGVMEIIDAHTHFFPDQVAAGAISRLEASSGEKAFHDGTLAGLLGSMDKAGIATSLVLPVATNPEKVSSLNRFSASLGQERVVMAGALHPRSLSWREELDEMLELGFRSLKLHPDYQEFYPDDPELLPFFAAVRDAGVTVIFHAGADLSYKPPYGGPPARIARLMDSLPGLRVYATHMGGFRMWDEAERCLVGREDVVLDTSFSFGYMPAERIRSIIRDHGADRVMFGSDSPWLDQSEQVAKLRRLALESETEEKILGRNARRLLDGWIVPAE, from the coding sequence TTGTTCACCTCTCTGGCGGGTATGTCTCGTGTTTTTTCCCGCCGACGACTTGGGCGGGAACCATCGCCGCCGGCATGGCAGCCTGGCATTCGGCCTGTAAAGAGAGCAGCGGGAGTGATGGAGATAATCGACGCCCATACCCATTTTTTTCCCGATCAGGTGGCGGCCGGGGCGATCTCCAGGCTGGAGGCGTCATCCGGGGAGAAAGCCTTCCACGACGGCACCCTGGCGGGCTTGCTCGGCTCGATGGATAAAGCCGGGATAGCGACCAGTCTGGTCCTGCCGGTGGCGACCAACCCGGAGAAAGTGTCATCGCTCAACCGCTTCTCCGCCTCGCTTGGCCAGGAGCGGGTGGTGATGGCCGGGGCGCTGCACCCCAGGTCACTGTCCTGGCGCGAGGAGCTGGACGAAATGCTGGAGTTGGGATTCAGGTCGCTCAAGCTGCATCCCGATTACCAGGAATTCTATCCGGACGACCCTGAGCTGCTGCCGTTTTTCGCCGCGGTCCGCGATGCCGGGGTGACGGTGATTTTCCACGCCGGGGCCGACCTGAGCTACAAGCCGCCCTACGGCGGCCCGCCCGCGCGGATCGCCCGGCTGATGGACAGCCTGCCGGGACTGCGGGTCTACGCCACCCACATGGGCGGTTTCCGGATGTGGGATGAAGCGGAGCGCTGCCTGGTGGGCCGCGAGGACGTGGTGCTGGACACCTCGTTCAGTTTCGGCTACATGCCCGCTGAGCGGATCAGGTCGATAATCCGGGACCACGGCGCCGACCGGGTGATGTTCGGCTCCGACAGCCCCTGGCTCGATCAGAGCGAGCAGGTGGCTAAGCTGAGGCGGCTGGCTCTGGAGAGCGAAACCGAGGAAAAAATTCTCGGCCGCAACGCGCGCCGTCTGCTCGATGGCTGGATTGTACCGGCGGAATAA
- a CDS encoding nucleoid-structuring protein H-NS has translation MFREEIKVLDCTIRDGGLINNYQFTDDFVKAVYRAVCAAGVDIIELGKKLEVSDEYTREKFGKWNFCDDEDIKAVIDSCDSEFRPLVAVMYDVGRVDVSKLKPIDDSPLDMIRVACYVPDIDKGIDLVKRSKDLGYQTTVNIMAVSAAIESDLIESLSQVNEVKEIDYLYLVDSFGAFYSEQITYYLDLYRKYAPNKELGFHAHNNQQLAFSNTQQAIIDGVNLLDATVSGIGRGAGNCNLELLLNFLKNPKFDVRSLYRVIQEEFVPLRKTIEWGFNDIYGISGHLNQHPRQAMKLRADEKNKDNCYDFLIESTSPNDVSIA, from the coding sequence GATGGTGGCCTGATCAACAACTACCAGTTCACCGACGATTTTGTCAAAGCTGTCTACCGGGCGGTCTGCGCGGCGGGAGTCGATATTATCGAGCTCGGCAAGAAGCTCGAAGTGAGCGACGAATACACCAGGGAAAAATTCGGCAAATGGAATTTCTGCGACGACGAGGACATCAAAGCGGTAATCGATTCCTGCGATTCGGAGTTCCGGCCGCTGGTGGCGGTGATGTACGATGTCGGGCGGGTTGACGTCTCGAAGCTGAAACCGATCGATGACAGCCCGCTGGACATGATCCGCGTGGCCTGCTACGTACCCGATATCGACAAGGGAATCGACCTGGTCAAGCGCTCCAAGGACCTGGGCTACCAGACCACGGTCAACATCATGGCCGTCTCCGCCGCGATCGAGAGCGATCTGATCGAATCGCTGAGTCAGGTCAATGAGGTCAAGGAGATCGACTACCTCTACCTGGTGGACAGTTTCGGCGCGTTCTATTCCGAGCAGATCACCTATTATCTGGATCTCTACCGCAAGTACGCACCGAACAAGGAACTCGGCTTCCACGCCCATAACAACCAGCAGCTCGCTTTCTCCAACACCCAGCAGGCGATAATCGACGGGGTCAACCTGCTTGACGCCACGGTCAGCGGGATCGGCCGGGGCGCGGGTAACTGCAACCTGGAACTGCTGCTGAATTTCCTCAAGAACCCGAAGTTCGACGTGCGGTCTCTCTACAGGGTGATCCAGGAAGAATTCGTGCCGCTGCGCAAAACGATCGAGTGGGGCTTCAACGACATCTACGGGATCAGCGGCCACCTGAACCAGCATCCCCGCCAGGCGATGAAATTGCGGGCCGACGAGAAAAACAAGGACAATTGCTACGATTTCCTGATCGAATCGACCAGCCCCAACGATGTCTCGATAGCTTGA